AAACCATCTGGAGTAGAATCAGAAGTAGTCCTGGAAATGAGGAACAGGAAAAGTTGGCTGCCGTGAAGTGAAGAACTATGAAGTCTTATTGATAGCAATTTTCCTGTAATTAGGATTTGGGTAACAAGAGTCATCTTGATAGAGTTTTACGAAGTAGGATTTGTAAGCATAAATAACTGCAATTCCACTGCTATTGCAATTTATTTGCTCATCTTCAACAAACTTGTTCATCAGTCTTTGACTGATCAGATTTTCATATGGTCTAATGTGGTCTTACCATCAAGTTTGTTGGCTAAAACAACTCTCACGTAGTCTTCATGGTTTAAAGTCTTGTAAATAGCTTTTTCCCCCTTCATTATATCTGGCAGAGGACCAATCATAGTGCTTATATTTGGACTATGGAATGCTGCAATTGAAAGACGTTCTATTGTTGGGTTCACAATAGCCCTGTGCTCAATGCTCTTATATTTTCCATTGCTCATGATCTGCATTGATAGTACAAAAGAGTTGTGCTTGTTGTGAAGATAATATGTTATTTATGGATGAATATCCTAGCAGTTGTAGCCAATTACTTCAAAGACGTCACCAATGTTGACAATGAATGCTCCAGGGATGGGTTCAATGGATATCCATTTACCATTTTTCTTGATTTGTAGTCCTTGGACGTCATTAACTTGTGTCAGCAGAGTTAAACCAGTGGCATCAGAGTGTGGCGTGAGGCCCATAACCTTGTTAGCTTGAATGCAAGGTGGATGGTAGTTCATTCTGACCCCCTGTGTTCCATCCTCAAACATGCTTGTGAGCTTCTCAGGTTCCTGCCTCAGGTTCTGGGCCACCATTTTCAGAAGGTTGATTGTAAGTCTTTGCAGCTCCAATGAGTATTTGTCCAAAGTTTCTCTAATGAGAAAATGACCATCAAATGGGTACATCCGTCACTCTGGGCATGTTATATTCTTGTCTAGTAATGTTAAATACACCCCATCTTATTGAGCTgatgtagtatatagcatttctcgttCGTATCAGTATCAgtatattgaaaatttgaaactGCGTAGTTTTACCTGAAAGAAGTGGGAATGGTAGGCCAGAATCTCATATTTCTCTGATGGACAGGTTGGGGAAGCAGGAAGAGCATGTCACTCCAGTCAAGTTTTTGATCTTCAGATACAACAAAGGCTTGGCCGTATCCTTCAATGTTATTTGGTAGCTGTGCATAAACTTTCTTCTCCTCTAATGGCAGCTGGAAGAACTCCTGTGTGTCAGTCTTCATCTTCTCAATCACCTCTTCTGGTACTCTATGGTTGATCAACTGGTTCACCAGCAGAATTACACCAAATCTATGATTAGTAGAACAAGTAGGGAGGGTTGGATGGACATACCTGAAAGAAGCCCCATTCTCGGCAAGCCAGATGAAGTTTTTCCAGTTCATCTTTAGAGCCAAGTTTGCTCATATCAATCACTGGAATTTGGAGAGAATCATCAATGAACAATTCCTCATTCTCCATCTCTGTCAAGAGGTACTGTGGTGGGATGTCCTTAAAGCTCTTGGACGCCAGAGCTTGTACATTCTCAACAGGCAGAGAACCACCAAAGTCCTTTCTGCTAAGCACCTC
This genomic interval from Corylus avellana chromosome ca3, CavTom2PMs-1.0 contains the following:
- the LOC132173894 gene encoding S-norcoclaurine synthase 1-like, with translation MPSRKNFLILSSENMDSDEVLSRKDFGGSLPVENVQALASKSFKDIPPQYLLTEMENEELFIDDSLQIPVIDMSKLGSKDELEKLHLACREWGFFQLINHRVPEEVIEKMKTDTQEFFQLPLEEKKVYAQLPNNIEGYGQAFVVSEDQKLDWSDMLFLLPQPVHQRNMRFWPTIPTSFRETLDKYSLELQRLTINLLKMVAQNLRQEPEKLTSMFEDGTQGVRMNYHPPCIQANKVMGLTPHSDATGLTLLTQVNDVQGLQIKKNGKWISIEPIPGAFIVNIGDVFEIMSNGKYKSIEHRAIVNPTIERLSIAAFHSPNISTMIGPLPDIMKGEKAIYKTLNHEDYVRVVLANKLDGKTTLDHMKI